The following are from one region of the Deltaproteobacteria bacterium genome:
- a CDS encoding type II toxin-antitoxin system Phd/YefM family antitoxin, with product MIKINIHEAKTHLSRYLGRLAKGETIILCKRNVPIAEIRPLPRERESERPIGLAKGKFRVPPEFFEPLPDEMIAAFHADGT from the coding sequence ATGATTAAGATCAACATTCATGAGGCAAAGACTCATCTGTCGAGGTATCTTGGCCGGTTGGCAAAGGGGGAAACGATCATTCTCTGCAAGAGGAATGTTCCCATTGCCGAAATACGGCCTCTTCCTCGGGAAAGAGAATCGGAGCGGCCCATAGGTCTTGCCAAAGGCAAATTTCGGGTTCCACCCGAGTTTTTCGAACCGCTGCCGGATGAAATGATCGCGGCCTTCCATGCTGACGGAACATGA
- the clpB gene encoding ATP-dependent chaperone ClpB — MDPNKLTQKSQEALHQAQTLALRYGHQEVDGEHLLLALLEQEDGLVPRLFNKMDVPVDTLKAAVQEELEKRPRVTGPGMEAGKIYVTQRLNRVLMRADEEARRLKDEYISVEHLVLALIEEGSGTAAGRIFQNFNISRDRLLQALTQVRGHQRVTSASPESTYDALERYGRDLVQEAKKGRLDPVIGRDSEIRRVIRILSRKTKNNPVLIGEPGVGKTAIVEGLAHRIVRGDVPEGLKDKTIFALDLGALVAGAKFRGEFEERLKAVLQEIKESDGRILLFIDELHNIVGAGRAEGSMDAGNMLKPMLARGELHCIGATTLDEYRKYIEKDAALERRFQPVMVDQPTVEDTISILRGLKERFEVHHGVRIQDSALVTAAVLSNRYITDRFLPDKAIDLVDEACATIRTEMDSMPTELDEVTRRVMQLEIEEAALKKEKDKASKERLAALRKELAELRDRADGLRAQWEAEKEAIHKVQALREEIEKVRHEISVAERHYDLNRAAELKHGRLPELEQKLKAEEEILVSKQGTGRLLREEVTDEEIAEIVSRWTHIPVTRLMEGEREKLLKLEEHLHRRVVGQDEAVQAVAEAVLRSRAGIKDPNRPIGTFIFLGPTGVGKTELARALAESLFDDENNMVRIDMSEYMEKHTVARLIGAPPGYVGYEEGGQLTEAVRRKPYSVILFDEIEKAHQDVFNIFLQIMDDGRLTDSHGRTVDFKNCIVIMTSNIGSQYILDTTGTDEASYERMRDRVLEAMRQHFRPEFLNRVDEILVFRSLTEEQLAKIVEIQVAWLQRRLEDRRISLEFSEEAKHLLARRGYDPVYGARPLKRVIQKLVETPLARKIMAGEVADGSKVKAVVENQEIAFQIIPPEEQEEVVLEAVEAS, encoded by the coding sequence ATGGATCCGAACAAACTGACGCAAAAATCACAGGAGGCGCTCCATCAAGCACAGACACTGGCGCTGCGCTATGGTCACCAGGAAGTTGATGGTGAACACCTGCTGCTGGCTCTGCTGGAGCAGGAGGATGGACTGGTGCCGCGTCTGTTCAACAAAATGGATGTGCCGGTAGACACTCTGAAAGCTGCCGTACAGGAAGAGCTGGAGAAACGCCCCAGGGTGACCGGTCCGGGTATGGAGGCAGGCAAGATATATGTGACCCAGAGGTTAAACCGCGTTCTCATGAGGGCCGATGAAGAGGCCAGGAGACTCAAAGATGAGTATATCTCCGTGGAGCATCTGGTCCTGGCGCTCATCGAGGAAGGTTCGGGCACAGCGGCTGGGCGCATCTTCCAGAACTTCAATATAAGCCGTGATCGACTGCTGCAGGCGCTCACCCAGGTGCGCGGCCACCAGAGGGTGACCAGCGCTTCACCAGAGTCCACTTACGACGCCCTAGAGCGCTACGGCCGTGATCTGGTGCAAGAGGCCAAAAAGGGCAGACTGGACCCGGTGATTGGCCGGGACAGCGAAATTCGGCGGGTCATCCGAATTCTGTCGCGCAAGACCAAGAACAACCCGGTGCTCATTGGCGAGCCCGGTGTGGGCAAGACCGCTATTGTTGAGGGACTGGCGCACCGCATCGTGCGGGGCGACGTCCCGGAAGGTCTCAAGGACAAGACCATATTTGCTCTCGACCTGGGCGCCCTGGTGGCAGGAGCCAAATTCAGAGGCGAATTCGAGGAGCGCTTGAAAGCCGTGCTGCAAGAGATCAAGGAGAGCGACGGGCGCATCCTGCTTTTTATCGATGAGCTCCATAATATCGTGGGCGCAGGCCGGGCCGAAGGTTCCATGGACGCGGGCAACATGCTCAAACCCATGCTGGCCCGCGGCGAGCTCCATTGCATTGGCGCCACCACCCTGGATGAATACCGCAAGTATATCGAGAAAGATGCGGCCCTGGAAAGACGTTTTCAACCAGTGATGGTGGACCAGCCAACCGTGGAAGATACCATCAGTATCCTGCGGGGTCTCAAGGAGCGCTTCGAGGTGCACCACGGAGTGCGCATTCAGGACAGCGCCCTTGTCACAGCAGCAGTGCTTTCCAACAGGTACATCACCGACCGGTTTCTGCCGGACAAGGCGATCGACCTGGTGGATGAAGCCTGCGCCACCATTCGGACGGAGATGGACTCGATGCCCACTGAACTGGATGAAGTGACCAGACGGGTGATGCAGCTCGAGATCGAGGAAGCGGCGCTCAAGAAAGAGAAAGACAAAGCCAGCAAGGAGCGGCTTGCTGCCCTGCGCAAAGAATTGGCCGAACTCAGAGACCGGGCAGACGGCCTGCGAGCCCAATGGGAGGCGGAAAAGGAGGCCATTCACAAGGTGCAGGCTCTGCGTGAGGAAATCGAGAAGGTGCGCCACGAGATCAGTGTGGCCGAGCGCCACTACGATCTCAATCGGGCGGCGGAACTGAAGCATGGCAGGCTCCCCGAACTGGAGCAAAAGCTCAAGGCAGAGGAGGAGATCCTCGTCAGCAAGCAGGGTACGGGCCGACTGCTGCGCGAAGAGGTGACCGATGAGGAGATTGCTGAGATCGTCTCCCGGTGGACTCATATTCCGGTCACCAGACTCATGGAAGGTGAGCGGGAGAAACTGCTGAAGCTCGAAGAACACCTGCACCGGCGCGTGGTGGGGCAGGACGAGGCTGTGCAGGCAGTGGCGGAAGCAGTGCTGCGTTCGAGGGCCGGCATAAAAGACCCGAATCGTCCCATAGGCACCTTCATCTTTCTCGGCCCTACAGGTGTTGGCAAGACGGAACTTGCTCGGGCCCTGGCGGAAAGCCTCTTCGATGATGAGAACAACATGGTGCGCATTGACATGAGCGAGTATATGGAGAAGCACACAGTGGCCCGCTTGATCGGAGCACCGCCAGGATACGTGGGCTACGAGGAGGGAGGCCAGCTAACAGAAGCGGTTCGTCGAAAACCATACTCTGTCATCCTTTTTGACGAAATCGAAAAGGCACACCAGGATGTCTTCAATATCTTTCTGCAAATTATGGATGACGGCAGGCTGACCGACTCACATGGTCGAACCGTGGATTTCAAGAACTGCATCGTCATCATGACTTCCAATATCGGCAGTCAGTACATCCTGGACACTACCGGCACGGACGAGGCGAGCTATGAGCGTATGCGAGACCGGGTGCTGGAGGCAATGAGACAGCACTTTAGGCCCGAGTTCCTCAACAGGGTGGACGAGATTCTGGTGTTTCGTTCCCTCACTGAAGAACAGCTAGCCAAAATCGTGGAGATCCAGGTGGCCTGGCTGCAGCGCAGGCTCGAGGATCGCCGCATCAGTCTGGAGTTCAGTGAGGAGGCCAAACATTTATTGGCCAGACGGGGCTATGATCCGGTATACGGTGCCCGACCTCTGAAAAGGGTGATTCAGAAACTGGTGGAGACACCACTGGCCAGAAAAATCATGGCCGGTGAGGTGGCAGATGGCAGTAAAGTGAAGGCGGTAGTGGAAAATCAGGAAATCGCCTTCCAGATCATCCCACCTGAAGAGCAGGAGGAAGTGGTGCTGGAGGCGGTCGAGGCAAGCTAA
- a CDS encoding DUF4388 domain-containing protein has translation MAFTGDLKSLNLSTVLQILSSEGKTGILEIARKEAKAAIYLKNGTIIAASSGLKELRLGELLLERGVISRQQLREVVAQAGRTARPVGEVLLAFGYVDEESLKRIVRYQVRETVLNIFLWEEGRFEFRESHVDFDERVFDEINTMEIILEAARRMDEWAVIKKVIPSDTMVFEIKHQPGTENEKVTLEPRELKVASLMDGSRSVRDLVKMTGISEFEIYKILYAMASSKLIRPLPSAASEKGRREAEEPIRLLPIYHDVVVTISKHVEEELGPEYSTRLISSCRASLPVESKEVLAGYQVGDSGHENVSRALQVASRRHKGEAAERIISAAFMQLITCLLQQETEILGSRQTMHSIARIQELLQVVERYHSSDSRSRLISSLRTSLSQIAATLQGQ, from the coding sequence GTGGCGTTTACGGGAGACCTCAAGTCACTCAACCTTTCCACAGTGTTGCAGATCCTTTCTTCGGAGGGCAAGACCGGTATACTGGAAATTGCCCGCAAGGAGGCCAAGGCGGCCATCTATCTGAAGAACGGTACCATCATTGCGGCGAGCAGTGGTCTAAAGGAGCTGCGTCTGGGAGAGCTGCTGCTGGAAAGGGGCGTTATTTCCCGGCAGCAGCTGCGGGAGGTGGTTGCCCAGGCAGGAAGAACGGCACGACCAGTCGGCGAGGTGCTGCTGGCTTTTGGATACGTGGATGAGGAGAGCCTCAAGAGGATTGTGCGCTATCAGGTGCGAGAAACGGTGCTCAATATCTTTTTGTGGGAAGAGGGCAGATTCGAATTTCGCGAATCACATGTTGATTTTGATGAGAGAGTTTTCGACGAGATCAATACCATGGAAATCATCCTGGAAGCAGCGCGCCGCATGGATGAGTGGGCAGTAATCAAGAAGGTCATTCCCAGCGACACTATGGTCTTTGAAATAAAGCATCAGCCCGGGACTGAAAATGAAAAGGTCACCCTGGAGCCCAGGGAGTTGAAAGTTGCATCCCTCATGGACGGCAGCAGAAGTGTACGGGATCTGGTAAAAATGACCGGCATTTCAGAGTTTGAAATTTACAAAATTCTCTACGCCATGGCCAGCTCCAAACTGATTCGCCCCCTGCCTTCTGCTGCTTCTGAGAAAGGTCGGCGTGAGGCAGAAGAGCCCATCAGACTCCTTCCCATCTACCACGATGTGGTGGTAACTATCAGCAAGCACGTGGAAGAAGAACTCGGCCCGGAATACAGCACCAGACTCATAAGCAGCTGCAGGGCGTCTCTGCCTGTGGAAAGCAAAGAAGTACTCGCCGGATACCAGGTGGGCGACAGCGGCCATGAAAACGTGAGCCGAGCCCTTCAGGTGGCAAGCCGGCGCCACAAGGGTGAGGCAGCTGAAAGGATAATCAGCGCGGCCTTCATGCAACTGATTACCTGCCTCCTGCAACAGGAAACTGAGATCCTCGGCAGCAGACAGACCATGCACTCCATCGCCCGCATACAGGAACTGCTGCAGGTAGTGGAAAGATATCACAGCAGCGACTCTAGATCGCGACTGATCAGCAGCCTGCGCACCTCTCTTTCGCAGATAGCCGCAACCTTGCAGGGGCAGTAA